The Nocardia sp. BMG111209 genome includes a window with the following:
- a CDS encoding bifunctional rhamnulose-1-phosphate aldolase/short-chain dehydrogenase, translating to MSDIVGELVARSNRLGADPRNTNYAGGNTSAKGSGIDPVTGGPVELVWVKGSGGDLGTLTAAGLAVLRRDRLQALAEVYPGVAREDEMVAAFDYCLHGRGGAVPSIDTAMHGLVDAAHVDHLHPDAGIALATAADGAALTEQCFGDRVVWVPWRRPGFQLGLDIAAIRRDNPAAIGCILGGHGITAWGDSSAECEANSLDIIRTATEFIATKGRSEPFGAIVDHYAPLPVGPRRDRASQLAPVIRGLASTDRRQVGHFDDGDIVLEFLARAEHPRLAALGTSCPDHFLRTKIRPLVLDTAADAPLDEVLARLRELHAAYRDDYATYYHRHATADSPPMRGADPAIVLVPGIGMFSFGRDKQTARVAGEFYRNAINVMRGAEALSRYSPIDEAEKFRIEYWPLEEAKLARMPKPKPLASRIAFVTGGGSGIGKAIAIRLAAEGACVVVADRDAEAAARVARELGSPDVAVPVTVDVTDPEAVAAALDSAVLAFGGVDLVVNNAGLSISKSLLDTTENDWDVQHSVMARGSFLVSRAAAKAMIAAGLGGDIVYIVSKNSVFAGPDNVAYGAAKAGQAHQVRLLAAELGAHGIRVNGVNPDGVVRGSGIFAGGWGAQRAAVYGVPEEDLGAFYARRTILKHEVLPEHVAAAVFALTGGELSRTTGLHIPVDSGVAAAFLR from the coding sequence ATGAGCGACATCGTGGGTGAATTGGTCGCGCGCAGCAATCGGCTCGGCGCGGATCCGCGCAACACCAACTATGCCGGGGGTAACACCTCCGCCAAGGGCAGCGGCATCGATCCGGTCACCGGTGGGCCGGTGGAACTGGTGTGGGTCAAGGGATCCGGGGGTGATCTCGGTACGCTCACCGCGGCGGGGCTGGCGGTGCTGCGCCGCGATCGGCTGCAGGCGCTGGCCGAGGTGTATCCGGGGGTGGCGCGCGAGGACGAGATGGTCGCCGCGTTCGACTACTGTCTGCACGGCCGCGGTGGCGCGGTTCCGAGTATCGATACGGCGATGCACGGCTTGGTCGATGCGGCTCATGTCGATCACCTGCACCCGGATGCGGGGATCGCGCTGGCGACGGCCGCCGACGGCGCTGCGCTCACCGAGCAGTGTTTCGGCGATCGGGTGGTGTGGGTGCCGTGGCGGCGGCCCGGGTTCCAGCTCGGCCTGGACATCGCCGCGATTCGCCGCGACAACCCGGCGGCCATCGGGTGCATCCTCGGCGGGCACGGGATCACCGCGTGGGGTGACAGCTCTGCCGAGTGCGAAGCGAATTCCCTCGACATCATTCGTACCGCAACGGAATTCATCGCGACGAAGGGCCGGTCCGAACCGTTCGGCGCGATCGTGGACCATTACGCCCCGCTGCCGGTCGGACCGCGCCGTGATCGGGCTTCGCAACTCGCGCCGGTGATCCGGGGTCTGGCGTCCACCGATCGGCGGCAGGTCGGCCATTTCGACGACGGTGACATCGTGCTGGAGTTCCTCGCGCGCGCCGAGCATCCGCGGCTGGCCGCGCTGGGGACCTCCTGTCCGGATCACTTCCTGCGCACCAAGATTCGGCCGCTGGTGCTCGACACCGCCGCCGACGCACCGCTCGACGAGGTGCTCGCCCGGCTGCGGGAACTGCATGCGGCCTATCGCGACGACTACGCCACCTACTACCACCGGCACGCCACCGCGGACTCGCCGCCGATGCGCGGCGCGGATCCCGCGATCGTCCTGGTGCCCGGCATCGGGATGTTCAGCTTCGGACGCGACAAGCAGACCGCCCGGGTGGCCGGTGAGTTCTACCGCAACGCGATCAACGTCATGCGCGGCGCCGAGGCGTTGTCGCGCTACTCCCCCATCGATGAGGCGGAGAAGTTCCGCATCGAATATTGGCCGCTCGAGGAAGCGAAGCTGGCCCGCATGCCGAAGCCGAAGCCGCTGGCCTCCCGGATCGCGTTCGTCACCGGCGGCGGTTCGGGGATCGGGAAGGCGATCGCCATACGTCTTGCCGCCGAGGGGGCCTGCGTGGTGGTCGCCGACCGGGATGCCGAGGCCGCGGCCCGGGTGGCGCGCGAACTCGGCTCGCCGGACGTGGCCGTCCCGGTCACCGTCGACGTGACCGACCCGGAAGCCGTTGCCGCAGCGCTCGATTCCGCCGTGCTGGCGTTCGGTGGCGTCGACCTGGTCGTCAACAATGCCGGGTTGTCGATCTCGAAATCGTTGCTGGACACCACCGAGAACGATTGGGACGTGCAGCATTCGGTCATGGCGCGTGGCTCGTTCCTGGTCTCACGTGCCGCCGCGAAGGCCATGATCGCTGCGGGTCTCGGCGGTGACATCGTCTATATCGTCAGCAAGAATTCCGTGTTCGCCGGTCCGGACAACGTCGCCTACGGTGCCGCCAAGGCCGGCCAGGCGCATCAGGTACGACTGCTGGCCGCCGAACTCGGTGCGCACGGCATCCGCGTCAACGGCGTGAATCCCGATGGCGTGGTGCGGGGTTCGGGAATCTTCGCCGGCGGCTGGGGCGCCCAGCGAGCCGCGGTGTACGGCGTGCCGGAGGAGGACCTGGGTGCCTTCTATGCCCGGCGCACCATCCTGAAACACGAAGTGCTGCCGGAGCATGTCGCGGCCGCGGTGTTCGCGCTCACCGGCGGTGAGCTGTCCCGGACCACCGGCCTGCACATCCCGGTCGACAGCGGCGTCGCCGCGGCCTTCCTACGCTGA
- a CDS encoding phytanoyl-CoA dioxygenase family protein, with amino-acid sequence MLSVDVRTRSHRDGTPLEPGAFLDEQVGPLLEAHGVSAGRAARRLGLAPLTFDIEGERMTWLPGEDAVEVRAGSGGTLIVGLDRAAFSDLIQDSASTFGLYKTGRAVVRQGGIDAFVAWEPVLRCLLDGRAVYEPGSIGFTSRDGSALDLRRSFTLADDPAEIGHFLAQAGFLHIAGLFTAAEMAAVSAEFDAALATAERGDGASWWARTEPGGWYPARILGFDRQSPALRELLRGNRFARLATFTDDRYRHRDPDAGDTAEGLLKKIGVVEGASDVSWHKDCTMGGHSYNCCGLVVGISVTGAGPESGELGVVAGSHRANVSTVGLDGLDLPRLPLPTRIGDVTVHCSCTLHMSRPPISGERRVVYTGFSLAPRADDIPVEIGREEIRRRRAALNDMVGAGQSGSRLSDHEL; translated from the coding sequence TTGCTGTCTGTCGATGTCCGCACTCGGTCGCACCGCGACGGGACGCCGCTCGAACCGGGGGCGTTCCTCGACGAGCAGGTGGGCCCGCTGCTCGAGGCGCACGGGGTTTCGGCCGGTCGCGCGGCCCGGCGGCTGGGGCTGGCGCCGCTCACCTTCGATATCGAGGGCGAGCGGATGACCTGGCTGCCCGGCGAGGACGCGGTGGAGGTGCGGGCCGGTTCCGGCGGCACGCTGATCGTGGGGCTGGACCGGGCCGCGTTCTCCGATCTGATCCAGGATTCGGCCTCGACCTTCGGGTTGTACAAGACCGGCCGGGCCGTCGTCCGGCAGGGCGGTATCGACGCCTTCGTGGCGTGGGAGCCGGTGCTGCGCTGCCTGCTCGACGGACGCGCGGTCTACGAGCCGGGCAGTATCGGCTTCACGAGCCGGGACGGGTCGGCGCTGGATCTGCGGCGGTCGTTCACGCTCGCCGACGATCCGGCCGAGATCGGGCACTTCCTGGCCCAGGCCGGATTTCTGCACATCGCCGGGCTGTTCACCGCGGCCGAGATGGCGGCGGTATCGGCCGAATTCGATGCGGCGCTGGCCACCGCCGAGCGCGGCGACGGTGCGTCGTGGTGGGCCCGGACCGAACCCGGCGGGTGGTATCCGGCACGGATCCTGGGTTTCGATCGACAGTCGCCTGCGCTGCGGGAGTTGCTGCGCGGCAACCGTTTCGCCCGGCTGGCCACGTTCACCGACGACCGGTACCGCCATCGCGATCCCGATGCGGGTGACACCGCCGAAGGGTTGCTGAAGAAGATCGGCGTCGTCGAGGGCGCCTCGGATGTGAGCTGGCACAAGGACTGCACGATGGGTGGCCACAGCTACAACTGCTGCGGTCTGGTCGTCGGCATCTCGGTGACCGGCGCCGGGCCCGAGTCCGGTGAGCTCGGTGTCGTCGCCGGTTCGCACCGCGCGAACGTCTCCACCGTGGGTCTCGACGGCCTGGATCTGCCGCGGCTGCCGTTGCCGACCCGGATCGGCGACGTCACCGTGCACTGCTCCTGCACGCTGCACATGAGCCGGCCGCCGATCTCGGGCGAACGCCGCGTCGTGTACACGGGATTCTCGCTCGCGCCGCGGGCGGACGACATCCCGGTGGAGATCGGCCGCGAGGAGATCCGGCGGCGGCGGGCCGCGTTGAACGACATGGTCGGCGCGGGACAGTCCGGTTCCCGTTTGTCCGATCACGAACTGTGA
- a CDS encoding glycoside hydrolase family 43 protein: MIDRNARQPEPPQARGLDEIQIRDPFLVVAPDHTYALFGSTDHDIWNGPGTGFDCWTSTDLVAWHGPVPAFRPPANFWSTGQYWAPEVHPHAGRWFMFATFGGPGVVRGTAVLAADDLAGPYLPWSDGPVTPPEWQCLDGTLHFENDGTEPWMIFCHEWVQTGDGEILAQRLTADLRAATDEPPVLLFRASEAPWVRSLRPAGDEPAYVTDGPFLHRTTDGTLLMLWSGFGETGYTLGVARSQSGHVLGPWIQQPEPLWSHDGGHAMIAELPTGEPVLLLHQPNRTPDERTVLRYLREIPGGIEIITRTGNGQSHIA, from the coding sequence ATGATCGACCGGAACGCACGACAACCGGAGCCACCGCAGGCGCGCGGCCTGGACGAGATCCAGATCCGGGATCCGTTTCTGGTCGTCGCGCCGGACCACACCTATGCGCTGTTCGGCAGCACCGATCACGATATCTGGAACGGGCCCGGCACCGGATTCGACTGCTGGACGAGTACGGATCTCGTCGCCTGGCACGGCCCCGTCCCGGCGTTCCGGCCACCCGCGAATTTCTGGTCCACCGGCCAGTATTGGGCGCCGGAGGTCCACCCGCACGCCGGTCGCTGGTTCATGTTCGCGACCTTCGGCGGCCCCGGCGTGGTCCGCGGGACCGCGGTCCTGGCCGCCGACGACCTCGCCGGGCCGTACCTGCCGTGGAGCGACGGACCGGTCACCCCACCGGAATGGCAATGCCTGGACGGGACACTGCATTTCGAGAACGACGGCACCGAGCCGTGGATGATCTTCTGCCACGAATGGGTCCAGACCGGCGACGGTGAAATCCTCGCGCAGCGGCTCACCGCCGATCTGCGCGCGGCCACGGACGAGCCACCGGTGCTGCTGTTCCGCGCCTCCGAGGCGCCGTGGGTGCGTTCCCTGCGCCCCGCCGGTGACGAGCCCGCCTATGTCACCGACGGCCCGTTCCTGCACCGCACCACCGACGGCACGCTGCTGATGCTGTGGTCCGGCTTCGGCGAGACCGGCTACACGCTGGGTGTCGCACGATCGCAGTCCGGGCACGTGCTCGGCCCGTGGATCCAGCAACCCGAGCCGTTGTGGTCACACGACGGCGGGCACGCCATGATCGCCGAACTCCCCACGGGCGAGCCGGTATTGCTCCTGCATCAGCCCAATCGCACCCCGGACGAGCGAACCGTTCTGCGATACCTGCGGGAAATTCCGGGCGGGATCGAAATCATCACCCGAACCGGTAACGGGCAATCGCACATCGCGTGA
- a CDS encoding ABC transporter ATP-binding protein, with amino-acid sequence MAGNGGPLLVAGYGLILVDAVAQSLGPAVFRVVLNRIQHDPHGFLRTGWQAPALAAIAVATVFLTAAYFAHTWTRRGATRWANNLRQALYEHVQRLSADFFHRSRIGDIAGRVNQDIERLEATLVQGMALWWAVALLIISVGLIAWVDRWLVLLALGLLAVAAVWTAAILPALHRHTRDIRAELGRTSATLTELLGVNTLVKAFNAEEDALRRVRSGTDGVRSRTESLARLQHRYADLLGFHLAFVAPFALLFAGAWRAASGTLALGDVVAVWGFWLQGSGALSTVINTLPEILAGLTAGERAAELLDERPGVHDLPHAPALHVTRGRIVFEQVRFAYPARPSRRVLDGFELTVEPGQSVALVGPSGAGKSTVAQLLLRFFDPAEGRITIDDQDLRAVTQRSLRAAVGVVFQDSVLLSGSVADNLRLGDPAATEDEIRHALEAANAWEFVRAWEHGMHTEIGERGVTLSGGQRQRLAIARVILEDPAIIVLDEATSALDAGSERSVLGALDRLLTGRTALIIAHRIATVQACDRIVVVEDGRAGAVGTHDALLRTSSTYRMYCREQSIA; translated from the coding sequence TTGGCCGGAAACGGCGGACCACTGCTGGTGGCCGGATATGGGCTGATTCTGGTCGACGCGGTCGCGCAGAGTCTCGGGCCCGCGGTGTTCCGGGTGGTGCTCAACCGGATTCAGCACGACCCGCACGGGTTCCTCCGGACCGGCTGGCAGGCGCCGGCGCTGGCCGCGATCGCCGTGGCGACCGTATTCCTCACCGCGGCGTACTTCGCGCACACCTGGACCCGCCGGGGTGCGACCCGCTGGGCGAACAACCTGCGGCAGGCGCTGTACGAGCACGTGCAACGCCTGTCGGCGGATTTCTTCCATCGCTCGCGGATCGGCGATATCGCGGGGCGGGTCAACCAGGACATCGAGCGGCTGGAAGCGACGCTGGTGCAGGGGATGGCGCTGTGGTGGGCGGTCGCGCTGCTGATCATCTCGGTGGGACTGATCGCCTGGGTCGATCGGTGGCTGGTCCTGCTGGCGCTCGGGCTGCTCGCCGTGGCGGCCGTCTGGACGGCGGCGATCCTGCCGGCCCTGCACCGGCACACCCGGGACATCAGGGCGGAACTGGGCCGCACCTCGGCGACCCTCACCGAACTACTCGGCGTGAACACGCTGGTCAAGGCCTTCAACGCCGAGGAGGACGCGCTGCGCCGGGTGCGTTCCGGGACCGACGGGGTGCGCAGCCGGACCGAATCGCTGGCCCGGTTGCAGCACCGGTACGCGGATCTGCTGGGCTTCCACCTCGCGTTCGTCGCACCGTTCGCCCTGCTGTTCGCCGGCGCGTGGCGCGCGGCGTCCGGGACGCTCGCCCTCGGCGATGTCGTTGCCGTGTGGGGCTTCTGGCTCCAGGGTTCCGGTGCGCTGTCGACGGTGATCAATACGCTGCCCGAGATTCTCGCCGGCCTGACCGCCGGCGAACGCGCGGCGGAACTGCTCGACGAACGACCGGGTGTGCACGACCTCCCGCACGCCCCGGCCCTGCACGTCACCCGCGGCCGCATCGTCTTCGAGCAGGTCCGCTTCGCGTATCCGGCGCGACCGTCCCGGCGCGTCCTGGACGGCTTCGAGCTGACCGTCGAACCGGGGCAGAGCGTGGCGCTGGTCGGACCCTCCGGCGCCGGGAAATCGACTGTGGCCCAACTGTTGTTGCGGTTCTTCGATCCGGCCGAGGGCCGGATCACCATCGACGATCAGGACCTGCGCGCGGTCACCCAGCGGTCGCTGCGCGCCGCGGTGGGAGTCGTCTTCCAGGATTCGGTCCTGCTCAGCGGGTCGGTCGCGGACAACCTCCGGCTCGGTGACCCGGCGGCCACCGAGGACGAGATCCGGCACGCGCTCGAGGCGGCGAACGCCTGGGAGTTCGTACGCGCCTGGGAGCACGGGATGCACACCGAGATCGGTGAACGCGGGGTCACCCTCTCCGGCGGGCAACGCCAGCGCCTCGCCATCGCCCGGGTGATACTCGAGGACCCGGCGATCATCGTGCTGGACGAGGCGACCAGCGCGCTCGACGCCGGTAGCGAACGCTCGGTCCTCGGTGCGCTGGACCGGCTGCTGACCGGCCGGACGGCGCTGATCATCGCGCACCGGATCGCCACCGTCCAGGCTTGCGACCGCATCGTCGTCGTCGAGGACGGCCGAGCCGGTGCGGTCGGCACCCACGACGCGCTGCTGCGCACCTCGTCGACCTACCGCATGTACTGCCGTGAGCAGTCCATCGCCTGA
- a CDS encoding rhamnulokinase family protein: MFPARDDAGPVPVHRSRADGNAYAAVDLGAASGRVVRGAITGDRIEMREVHRFANRPMHLPDGLHWNIGGLFEQACLGLAAAGPVRSAGIDSWAVDYGLLDADGRLLGLPYHYRDGRTARPDVPPIDAVELFQRTGVADQPFNTVHQLRAEPRYRLDAARHLLLIPDLLGYWLTGRIGAERTNASTTGLYHVSTRDWDHQLISRLGLPQRLFSPISGPGTRLGAVRAPLADQVGGKYPIVHVASHDTASAVAAVPAHAAGLAYICTGTWSLVGVERPTPLLSVPAREHGFTNEAGVNGIRLLRNVMGLWLLQECMREWPGTNPAELTARAAAVPALTTLIDVDDPRYRAPAETGQPPMTHRIAAGCDGPPPLSPAEYTRCIIDSLAVGHALAIADAAAVTGHGIDTVHLVGGGARNTLLCQATADACGLPLAAGPAEATAMGNLLAQAISDGVLPDWQRARELVAATHPPTRYIPSGDPAWRTAVERVATRR, from the coding sequence ATGTTCCCAGCCCGCGACGATGCCGGCCCGGTTCCGGTCCATAGGTCCCGCGCCGACGGGAATGCCTATGCCGCAGTCGATCTCGGTGCCGCCAGCGGCCGGGTGGTACGCGGTGCGATCACCGGGGACCGCATCGAGATGCGAGAGGTGCATCGGTTCGCCAACCGGCCGATGCACCTGCCCGACGGGCTGCACTGGAACATCGGCGGTCTGTTCGAGCAGGCATGTCTCGGTCTGGCCGCCGCAGGCCCGGTCCGATCGGCCGGAATCGATTCGTGGGCAGTCGATTACGGGCTGCTCGACGCAGACGGGCGGTTACTCGGCCTGCCTTACCACTATCGCGACGGGCGCACCGCGAGACCGGATGTTCCGCCGATCGACGCCGTCGAGCTGTTCCAGCGGACCGGTGTCGCGGACCAGCCCTTCAACACCGTCCACCAACTACGCGCCGAACCCCGCTACCGGCTCGACGCGGCCCGGCATCTGCTGCTGATCCCGGATCTGCTCGGCTACTGGCTGACCGGCCGGATCGGCGCCGAACGCACCAACGCGTCCACCACCGGCCTCTACCACGTGAGCACCCGCGACTGGGACCACCAGCTGATATCCCGGCTCGGGCTGCCGCAGCGACTGTTCAGTCCGATCAGCGGGCCGGGAACCCGTCTGGGTGCGGTGCGCGCTCCCCTGGCAGACCAGGTCGGTGGAAAGTATCCGATCGTCCACGTCGCCTCGCACGACACCGCCAGCGCCGTGGCCGCCGTCCCCGCACACGCGGCCGGACTCGCCTACATCTGCACCGGTACCTGGTCGTTGGTCGGGGTGGAACGACCGACACCGCTGCTGTCCGTCCCCGCCCGCGAGCACGGGTTCACGAACGAGGCCGGGGTGAACGGAATCCGGTTGCTGCGCAACGTGATGGGGCTGTGGCTGCTCCAGGAATGCATGCGGGAATGGCCCGGCACGAACCCGGCGGAACTCACCGCGCGGGCCGCCGCCGTGCCCGCGCTCACCACCCTGATCGATGTCGACGACCCCCGCTATCGAGCGCCCGCGGAAACCGGGCAGCCCCCGATGACGCACCGCATCGCCGCCGGCTGCGACGGACCGCCGCCGCTGTCACCGGCCGAATACACCCGCTGCATCATCGACAGTCTCGCCGTCGGCCACGCCCTGGCGATCGCGGATGCCGCGGCCGTCACCGGCCACGGCATCGACACTGTGCATCTGGTCGGCGGCGGCGCGCGTAACACCCTGCTGTGCCAGGCGACCGCAGACGCCTGCGGACTGCCACTGGCCGCCGGCCCCGCGGAAGCCACAGCGATGGGAAATCTACTCGCTCAGGCGATCTCGGACGGAGTACTGCCCGACTGGCAGCGCGCTCGGGAACTCGTCGCCGCCACACATCCGCCGACGCGGTACATACCCAGCGGCGACCCCGCGTGGCGGACCGCCGTCGAGCGCGTCGCGACCCGACGCTGA
- a CDS encoding ABC transporter substrate-binding protein produces the protein MAAKTRSIATGLLALVLLAGGCSRGGSEDAGPAGTGPGDFGDLKGICHTGNATGAPAQGVTAGEIELGVFTDAGFTRNSEFVDTAKVFTSWCNDHGGIGGRRLVIDIHDAKLMEVRQRMLDACRDDFALVGGGAALDGLGVKDRLSCLLPDFPAQVDQVQNSGSDLQVGGGANAAGPHDSYTGFHEWLFKERYPASASAVGLINGDTPVTRVIGQQYAEALPVEGAKIVYNDLYPAMGVPDWTPYAQAIKDKGVKGLIFLGDFHSLAKLEDVLSTMDYTLDWIDSNSNSYTSQFLQLAGTSLTTQHNYADLGITVPLESATTTPALRQAKDMFARYAPGRDLTFPALRAFSQWALFAKAAGSCGNTLTRKCVYEAAIAEHAWTGGGLQAPADLAPTSTAVQSCFLAVAATPGGWKIPDFEPDRGPFRCDIAPYAFTGDYGRPMTLADVGKSVNDFR, from the coding sequence ATGGCGGCGAAAACCAGGTCCATCGCAACAGGTTTGCTCGCACTCGTCCTGCTGGCCGGCGGCTGTAGCCGCGGTGGCAGTGAGGATGCCGGCCCGGCGGGAACCGGCCCGGGAGATTTCGGCGATCTGAAAGGCATCTGCCACACCGGAAATGCGACCGGCGCACCGGCGCAGGGCGTCACCGCCGGGGAGATCGAGCTCGGGGTCTTCACCGATGCCGGGTTCACGAGGAATTCCGAATTCGTCGATACCGCAAAGGTTTTCACCTCCTGGTGCAACGACCACGGCGGGATCGGCGGCCGCAGGCTGGTGATCGACATCCACGATGCGAAGCTGATGGAAGTACGTCAGCGGATGCTCGACGCCTGCCGCGACGACTTCGCCCTGGTGGGTGGTGGCGCGGCCCTCGACGGGCTGGGCGTGAAGGACCGATTGTCCTGTCTGCTACCGGATTTCCCGGCACAGGTCGACCAGGTCCAGAACAGCGGATCGGACCTGCAGGTGGGCGGCGGCGCGAATGCGGCCGGTCCGCACGATTCGTACACCGGCTTCCACGAGTGGTTGTTCAAGGAGCGTTATCCGGCGTCCGCGAGCGCGGTCGGCCTGATCAACGGCGACACCCCGGTCACGCGGGTGATCGGTCAGCAGTACGCCGAAGCGCTGCCCGTGGAAGGGGCGAAGATCGTCTACAACGATCTGTATCCCGCCATGGGCGTGCCGGATTGGACTCCGTACGCGCAGGCGATCAAGGACAAGGGCGTCAAGGGCCTGATCTTCCTCGGTGATTTCCACAGCCTCGCGAAACTCGAGGATGTGTTGTCCACCATGGACTACACACTCGACTGGATCGATTCGAACAGCAATTCCTACACGTCGCAGTTCCTGCAACTGGCCGGTACGTCCCTGACCACGCAGCACAACTATGCCGACCTGGGTATCACGGTGCCGCTGGAATCGGCGACCACCACACCGGCCCTGCGGCAGGCGAAGGATATGTTCGCGCGATACGCGCCGGGCCGGGATCTGACCTTCCCGGCGCTGCGCGCCTTTTCCCAATGGGCCCTGTTCGCGAAAGCGGCCGGCAGTTGCGGCAACACACTCACGCGGAAATGCGTCTACGAGGCGGCGATCGCGGAACACGCCTGGACCGGCGGTGGCCTCCAGGCGCCCGCCGATCTGGCGCCCACCTCGACGGCGGTGCAGAGTTGTTTCCTCGCCGTGGCGGCGACCCCCGGCGGGTGGAAGATTCCCGATTTCGAGCCGGACCGCGGACCGTTCCGCTGCGATATCGCCCCGTACGCGTTCACCGGAGACTACGGACGGCCGATGACGCTCGCCGACGTCGGAAAGAGTGTGAACGACTTCCGATGA
- the rhaI gene encoding L-rhamnose isomerase has translation MIQPSDDQVRQILRQQRIEVPSWAFGNSGTRFKVFAQPGVPRDPFEKIADAAQVHRYTGVAPVVSLHIPWDAVDDYGRLAEHAAALGVSIGVINANTFQDDDYRLGSVCHPDPAVRRKAIDHLKACIEVMHQTGSAQLKLWFADGLNYPGQDDLVDRQRRLAAALAEVYAELADDQRILLEYKLFEPAFYATDVPDWGTAFAHTVDLGPKASVVVDTGHHAPHTNIEFIVAFLVARGKLGAFDFNSRFYADDDLMVGAADPFQLFRIMNEIAAADAVTPDSGILFMLDQCHNIEPKIQAQIRSVLNVQEATAKALLVDRAALGEAQRAGDVLGANAILMDAYHTDVRPLLAGLRMDMGLEPNPILAFQRSGYLRTVIDERVGGTAAGWGA, from the coding sequence ATGATTCAGCCTTCCGACGATCAGGTCCGGCAGATATTGCGGCAGCAGCGAATCGAGGTGCCGTCCTGGGCGTTCGGCAACTCGGGCACCCGGTTCAAGGTGTTCGCGCAACCGGGTGTGCCGCGGGACCCGTTCGAGAAGATCGCCGACGCGGCGCAGGTGCACCGCTACACCGGTGTCGCGCCGGTGGTTTCGCTGCACATCCCGTGGGATGCCGTCGACGACTACGGCAGGCTCGCCGAACATGCGGCGGCGCTGGGGGTTTCGATCGGGGTGATCAACGCCAACACCTTCCAGGACGACGACTATCGGCTGGGCAGCGTCTGCCATCCGGATCCGGCGGTGCGGCGCAAGGCGATCGATCATCTGAAGGCGTGTATCGAGGTGATGCACCAGACCGGGTCGGCGCAGCTGAAGCTGTGGTTCGCCGACGGACTGAACTATCCGGGGCAGGACGATCTCGTGGACCGGCAGCGGCGACTGGCCGCAGCGCTGGCCGAGGTGTATGCGGAGTTGGCCGACGATCAGCGAATACTGTTGGAGTACAAGCTGTTCGAGCCCGCGTTCTATGCCACCGATGTGCCGGACTGGGGGACCGCGTTCGCGCACACCGTCGATCTGGGGCCGAAGGCGTCGGTGGTGGTCGACACCGGACATCACGCACCGCACACGAATATCGAGTTCATCGTGGCGTTCCTGGTCGCGCGCGGCAAACTCGGTGCGTTCGACTTCAATTCGCGGTTCTACGCCGACGACGATCTGATGGTCGGCGCGGCCGATCCGTTCCAGCTGTTCCGGATCATGAACGAGATCGCCGCGGCGGACGCGGTGACGCCGGATTCGGGAATTCTGTTCATGCTCGACCAGTGCCACAACATCGAGCCGAAGATCCAGGCACAGATCCGGTCGGTGCTGAATGTGCAGGAGGCCACGGCCAAAGCGCTGCTGGTCGACCGGGCCGCACTGGGCGAGGCACAGCGCGCCGGAGATGTGCTGGGCGCCAACGCGATTCTGATGGACGCCTACCACACCGATGTGCGGCCGCTGCTGGCCGGGCTGCGGATGGACATGGGGCTGGAACCGAATCCGATCCTGGCGTTTCAGCGGTCGGGTTATCTGCGGACAGTGATCGACGAACGGGTCGGCGGGACCGCCGCCGGGTGGGGAGCATGA